Proteins from a genomic interval of Chryseobacterium indologenes:
- the sufC gene encoding Fe-S cluster assembly ATPase SufC, which yields MLEIKNLHAKIEDGAEILKGINLEIKPGEVHAIMGPNGAGKSTLSSVIAGKEDYEVTGGEILFEGEDIIEDAPEDRAHKGIFLSFQYPVEIPGVSVTNFIKAALNETRKANGLSEMPAKEMLALIREKSEKLGIKKDFLSRSLNEGFSGGEKKRNEIFQMMMLNPKLAILDETDSGLDIDALRIVADGVNHFKNEGNAVLLITHYQRLLNYIQPDFVHVLANGKIIKTGDKSLALELEEKGYDWLLN from the coding sequence ATGTTAGAAATTAAAAACCTTCACGCCAAAATTGAAGATGGCGCAGAAATATTAAAAGGGATTAATCTTGAAATAAAGCCGGGTGAAGTTCACGCTATCATGGGGCCAAACGGAGCAGGTAAATCTACCCTTTCTTCCGTAATCGCAGGAAAAGAAGATTACGAAGTAACCGGTGGAGAGATTCTTTTCGAAGGAGAAGACATCATCGAGGATGCTCCTGAAGATAGAGCTCACAAAGGGATTTTCCTTTCTTTCCAGTATCCTGTGGAAATTCCGGGAGTTTCGGTAACGAACTTTATTAAGGCTGCTTTAAACGAAACAAGAAAAGCCAACGGATTATCAGAAATGCCGGCAAAAGAAATGCTTGCATTAATCCGTGAAAAGTCTGAGAAATTGGGAATTAAAAAAGATTTCCTTTCAAGATCACTCAACGAAGGATTCTCCGGAGGTGAAAAGAAGAGAAACGAGATCTTCCAGATGATGATGCTTAATCCTAAATTAGCTATTCTTGATGAGACAGATTCAGGATTAGATATCGATGCTTTAAGAATCGTAGCAGATGGAGTAAACCACTTTAAAAATGAAGGAAATGCAGTTCTTTTGATCACTCACTATCAGAGATTGCTAAACTATATTCAACCTGACTTCGTTCACGTTTTAGCTAACGGAAAAATCATCAAAACAGGTGACAAATCTCTGGCATTAGAACTTGAAGAAAAAGGATACGACTGGCTTCTTAACTAA
- the sufB gene encoding Fe-S cluster assembly protein SufB has protein sequence MSKYTEDDLRVDLENKKYEFGWETKIDYEDFPTGLNEDIIRAISAKKEEPEWMTEWRLESFKIWLKMVEPNWANIKYEKPDFQAIRYYAAPKAKPELESLDQVDPELLKTFEKLGINIEEQKRLSGVAVDIVIDSVSVKTTFQDTLAEKGIIFCSISEAIKNHPDLVRKYLGKVVPRGDNFYAALNSAVFSDGSFCYIPKGVKCPMELSTYFRINQAGTGQFERTLVIADEGSYVSYLEGCTAPSRDENQLHAAVVELIALDNAEIKYSTVQNWYPGNEEGKGGVFNFVTKRGLCERNAKISWTQVETGSAVTWKYPSCILKGDNSIGEFYSIAVTNNHQYADTGTKMIHIGKNTKSTIISKGISAGKSQNSYRGQVKVMPSAKGARNFSQCDSLLMGNECGAHTFPYIEIKDPTAQLEHEATTSKIGEDQIFYCNQRGIDTERAIALIVNGFSKEVLNKLPMEFAIEAQKLLEISLEGSVG, from the coding sequence ATGAGTAAATATACTGAAGACGATTTAAGAGTCGATCTAGAAAATAAAAAATATGAATTCGGTTGGGAAACCAAAATTGATTATGAAGATTTTCCAACGGGTTTAAATGAAGACATCATCCGTGCTATCTCGGCTAAAAAAGAGGAGCCTGAATGGATGACTGAATGGCGTCTGGAATCTTTCAAAATCTGGTTAAAAATGGTAGAACCCAATTGGGCGAATATCAAATATGAAAAACCTGATTTTCAAGCAATCCGTTACTATGCTGCTCCTAAGGCAAAACCGGAATTGGAAAGCCTTGATCAGGTAGATCCGGAATTATTGAAGACTTTTGAAAAGCTAGGGATTAATATCGAAGAACAGAAAAGACTCTCAGGAGTTGCTGTAGATATTGTAATTGACTCAGTTTCTGTGAAAACAACTTTCCAGGATACATTGGCAGAAAAAGGAATTATCTTCTGTTCTATCTCTGAGGCTATTAAAAATCACCCGGACCTGGTAAGAAAATATCTTGGAAAAGTAGTTCCAAGAGGAGATAACTTTTACGCAGCATTGAATTCCGCAGTATTTTCTGACGGAAGTTTCTGCTATATTCCTAAAGGTGTAAAATGCCCAATGGAGCTTTCTACATATTTCCGTATCAATCAGGCAGGAACAGGTCAGTTTGAAAGAACACTTGTCATCGCTGACGAAGGAAGCTATGTTTCTTACCTTGAAGGATGTACTGCACCATCAAGAGATGAGAACCAGCTTCACGCTGCTGTGGTAGAGTTAATTGCTCTGGATAATGCCGAAATCAAATATTCAACCGTACAAAACTGGTACCCGGGGAATGAAGAAGGAAAAGGAGGAGTATTCAACTTTGTAACGAAAAGAGGGCTTTGTGAAAGAAATGCAAAAATCTCATGGACACAGGTTGAAACAGGTTCCGCGGTAACATGGAAATACCCATCTTGTATTTTGAAGGGTGATAATTCTATCGGCGAGTTCTACTCTATCGCAGTAACCAACAACCACCAGTACGCTGACACCGGAACAAAAATGATCCACATTGGAAAAAATACCAAATCTACGATCATCTCCAAAGGTATTTCTGCAGGAAAATCTCAGAACTCTTACAGAGGTCAGGTAAAAGTAATGCCTTCTGCAAAAGGGGCGAGAAACTTCTCTCAGTGTGACTCTTTATTGATGGGTAATGAGTGTGGGGCCCACACTTTCCCTTATATCGAGATCAAAGATCCTACAGCCCAGCTGGAGCACGAAGCTACAACTTCAAAAATCGGGGAAGATCAGATCTTCTACTGTAACCAGAGAGGTATCGATACAGAAAGAGCAATTGCATTGATCGTAAATGGTTTCAGTAAAGAAGTATTAAATAAGCTTCCAATGGAATTTGCTATTGAAGCACAGAAACTGTTGGAGATTTCATTAGAAGGATCAGTAGGATAA
- a CDS encoding iron-sulfur cluster assembly accessory protein, with protein sequence MIKVSDYAKEKAIQLMTEDGFNPAEDYIRVGVKSGGCSGLEYVLKFDNQKTDTDQIFEDNNIKIIIDKKSILYLAGTTLEYSGGLNGKGFVFNNPNASRTCGCGESFSL encoded by the coding sequence ATGATAAAAGTATCAGACTATGCAAAGGAGAAAGCCATTCAGTTAATGACTGAAGATGGTTTTAACCCTGCTGAAGATTATATACGAGTGGGGGTAAAAAGCGGCGGATGCTCTGGTTTAGAGTATGTTTTAAAGTTTGACAACCAAAAAACAGACACAGATCAGATTTTTGAAGATAATAACATTAAAATTATTATAGATAAAAAATCCATCCTTTATTTAGCGGGAACAACTCTTGAATATTCAGGAGGATTGAACGGAAAAGGGTTTGTTTTTAATAACCCGAACGCATCCAGAACATGTGGATGTGGAGAATCATTTAGTCTATAA
- a CDS encoding neutral zinc metallopeptidase produces the protein MRWTDDRGGNVDDRRGSGGGGGGMIVGGGLGTLIIAAIVFFLGGDPSGILNSGSIQSSGNTGERRELTTQEKQIGEMVDMMAKWNILTWDQIFKENGMTYSAPEVVLFENTTQSACGTAQSAMGPFYCPADQKVYMDMSFFGELQQKFGAKVTEFTVAYVLAHEVGHHVQTLLGTTQKVDALRRSGRYSEADMNRVSVATELQADFYAGVWAKRTNDSKHILEPGDIESAIDAAQAVGDDNIQKRSQGYVNQESFTHGSSAQRKEWFMKGYNTGDIRQGDTFNQLLK, from the coding sequence ATGAGATGGACAGACGACAGGGGCGGAAACGTTGATGACCGCCGTGGCTCCGGAGGCGGAGGAGGTGGCATGATCGTAGGTGGTGGCCTTGGAACTTTAATTATAGCTGCAATCGTTTTCTTTCTGGGTGGCGATCCTTCCGGCATTCTGAATTCCGGCAGCATTCAGTCTTCAGGAAATACGGGAGAAAGAAGAGAGCTCACTACACAGGAAAAACAGATCGGAGAAATGGTCGATATGATGGCCAAATGGAATATCCTTACCTGGGATCAAATCTTTAAAGAAAATGGAATGACTTATAGCGCGCCTGAGGTTGTTCTTTTTGAAAATACAACACAATCAGCTTGTGGTACTGCTCAATCTGCAATGGGACCATTCTATTGCCCTGCAGATCAGAAAGTATATATGGATATGAGCTTTTTCGGTGAACTTCAGCAGAAATTTGGAGCTAAAGTAACTGAATTTACAGTAGCTTATGTTCTCGCCCACGAAGTAGGACATCACGTGCAGACTCTTTTAGGAACTACTCAAAAAGTGGATGCATTAAGAAGAAGCGGAAGATATTCGGAAGCTGACATGAACAGAGTTTCTGTTGCCACAGAACTTCAGGCTGATTTCTATGCAGGAGTCTGGGCAAAAAGAACAAATGACAGCAAGCATATCCTGGAGCCTGGCGATATTGAGTCTGCAATAGATGCTGCACAAGCTGTTGGAGACGATAATATTCAGAAGAGATCACAGGGGTATGTGAACCAGGAAAGCTTTACACATGGCTCATCTGCACAGCGTAAGGAATGGTTTATGAAAGGTTATAACACCGGTGATATCAGACAGGGAGATACTTTCAACCAACTTTTGAAATAA
- a CDS encoding sulfatase-like hydrolase/transferase, translating into MFLQKIKPFLYLGIFYLIISLIIRILFFFHPITTASFGFFEIIKVLLVGFVNDIFVFIMASAILALYFLFLSNSKYKKPYGYIIFSALLLFFLYIWLIPNNIFKQYGGSVTEVALAFVGIKTFLFGLMLFLPAQRIKIRNVLYFVTLLLYVLVIIFNGVSEYFFYNEFGVRYNFIAVDYLIYTNEVIGNIMESYPVIPLFSAIMIVTLTITWFIYKKKKNELLELPDFKQKMVLLGTFIVLCALSSLAIPSLMQIKSDNVFADEIEANGIPKFYWAFTHNELDYFQFYSKIDQQQAEKNFLSQYAQPSLSRNIVAAQPEVKKNVVLISIESLSADFMEHYGNTQKITPFLDSLADKSLMFTNLYATGNRTVRGLEALTLCIPPTAGESIIKRDDNKNKFTTGNVFKSKGYDVKFLYGGHSYFDNMQDFFEGNGYGIVDRNNFKPEEITFANVWGVADEDMARKAIQVMNAEAQSGKPFFNHWMTVSNHRPFTYPDGRIDIPGTSKSREGGVKYTDYSLKLFFDMAKKQDWYKNTVFVIIADHCASSAGKTELPMDKYRIPAMIFSEGFIQPQKFDTLMSQIDVMPTLFGLLNFSYQSKFLGQDVFTKEFQPKAYIATYQDLGFVKGDRLTIISPVKKAKQYSLELDKSDLAPEFKLYYNEKLLKTADQKLVDETISAYQSTSYWLKTKQLNK; encoded by the coding sequence ATGTTCTTACAAAAAATAAAACCATTCCTGTATTTAGGAATTTTTTATCTTATTATTTCGTTGATAATAAGAATACTATTCTTTTTTCATCCGATCACTACTGCAAGTTTTGGATTTTTTGAAATCATAAAAGTTCTATTGGTAGGGTTTGTAAATGATATCTTTGTTTTCATAATGGCCAGTGCTATCCTCGCACTCTATTTCTTATTTTTATCCAATTCAAAATATAAAAAGCCTTACGGTTATATTATTTTTAGCGCCCTGTTGTTATTTTTCCTGTATATCTGGCTCATTCCCAATAATATTTTCAAGCAATATGGGGGTTCTGTGACAGAGGTAGCTCTTGCGTTCGTAGGAATCAAGACCTTTTTATTTGGATTAATGCTGTTCCTGCCTGCACAAAGAATAAAAATCCGTAATGTCTTATACTTTGTAACATTATTGCTCTACGTTCTCGTTATTATTTTTAACGGGGTTAGCGAATACTTCTTTTATAATGAATTTGGAGTACGCTATAACTTCATTGCCGTGGATTACCTGATCTATACCAACGAAGTGATTGGTAATATCATGGAAAGTTATCCTGTAATTCCTCTCTTTTCTGCGATCATGATCGTTACCCTTACCATTACATGGTTTATCTACAAAAAAAAAAAAAATGAATTGTTGGAACTTCCGGACTTTAAGCAGAAGATGGTTCTGTTGGGTACTTTCATTGTACTTTGCGCTCTGAGCTCCTTAGCAATTCCTTCATTAATGCAGATCAAATCAGACAATGTATTTGCCGACGAAATTGAAGCGAACGGAATTCCAAAATTCTACTGGGCATTTACCCATAATGAACTTGATTATTTCCAGTTTTATTCAAAGATTGATCAGCAGCAGGCCGAAAAGAATTTTCTAAGCCAATATGCACAGCCATCATTATCCAGAAATATTGTTGCTGCGCAGCCGGAAGTAAAGAAAAATGTAGTGCTTATTTCCATTGAAAGCCTTTCGGCAGATTTTATGGAACACTACGGAAATACTCAAAAAATAACGCCATTCCTGGATAGTCTGGCAGATAAATCATTGATGTTTACCAATCTTTACGCTACAGGAAACAGAACAGTACGCGGATTGGAAGCGCTTACTCTTTGTATTCCTCCTACAGCCGGAGAAAGTATTATTAAAAGAGACGACAACAAAAATAAATTTACCACCGGAAATGTATTCAAGTCAAAAGGCTATGATGTGAAATTCTTATACGGCGGACACAGCTATTTTGATAATATGCAGGATTTCTTCGAAGGAAATGGCTATGGTATTGTAGACCGAAACAATTTTAAACCGGAAGAAATTACCTTTGCCAATGTCTGGGGCGTTGCCGATGAAGATATGGCCAGAAAAGCCATTCAGGTGATGAATGCGGAAGCCCAATCAGGGAAACCATTCTTTAACCACTGGATGACGGTTTCGAATCACAGACCATTTACCTATCCTGATGGAAGAATTGATATTCCCGGAACTTCAAAATCCCGTGAAGGAGGTGTAAAATATACAGACTATTCTCTTAAGCTGTTTTTTGATATGGCTAAAAAACAGGATTGGTATAAAAATACAGTTTTTGTCATTATCGCAGACCACTGTGCTTCCAGTGCCGGTAAAACGGAACTTCCGATGGATAAATACAGAATTCCGGCAATGATTTTCTCTGAAGGGTTTATTCAGCCTCAAAAGTTTGATACTTTGATGTCCCAGATTGATGTGATGCCTACCCTATTCGGATTGCTGAATTTCAGCTATCAATCGAAATTCCTGGGTCAGGATGTTTTCACCAAAGAATTCCAGCCAAAGGCTTATATTGCCACCTATCAGGATCTTGGATTTGTAAAAGGCGACCGGTTAACCATTATTTCACCGGTTAAAAAAGCGAAACAGTACTCCTTAGAGCTTGATAAAAGTGACCTTGCTCCGGAGTTTAAGCTTTATTACAACGAAAAATTGCTGAAAACCGCAGACCAGAAATTGGTAGATGAAACGATCTCCGCTTACCAGTCTACTTCGTATTGGTTGAAAACAAAACAACTAAATAAATAG
- a CDS encoding 6,7-dimethyl-8-ribityllumazine synthase: protein MATVNLSDYKPLHITNAEDFSIGIVFSEWNDFVTYNLRDAALEILEKEGVKPENIKLFPVPGAFELNYASMQLCKERKYDAVISIGCVIRGETPHFDYVCSAVAQGIKDCNIMTDTPTIFCVLTDDTKEQSIARSGGDLGNKGVEAAVTALRMIDFKKKLSDKKGNIGFGHS, encoded by the coding sequence ATGGCAACAGTTAATCTTTCCGATTACAAGCCACTTCATATAACCAATGCCGAAGATTTTTCTATCGGCATTGTTTTTTCTGAGTGGAATGATTTTGTAACGTACAATCTTCGTGATGCAGCTCTGGAAATCCTTGAAAAAGAGGGTGTAAAACCTGAAAACATTAAACTTTTCCCGGTGCCTGGAGCATTTGAATTAAACTATGCAAGCATGCAGCTTTGCAAAGAAAGAAAATATGATGCAGTAATTTCTATCGGATGTGTCATCCGCGGAGAAACTCCTCATTTTGATTATGTCTGCTCTGCAGTAGCCCAGGGAATAAAAGATTGTAATATTATGACTGATACTCCTACCATCTTCTGTGTACTGACAGATGATACCAAAGAACAATCTATCGCAAGAAGTGGCGGAGATCTTGGAAATAAAGGTGTAGAAGCAGCGGTTACCGCTCTAAGAATGATTGATTTCAAAAAGAAATTATCTGACAAGAAAGGAAATATCGGTTTCGGCCACTCTTAA
- a CDS encoding tetratricopeptide repeat protein — protein MAKLGKNAQNEQEGKETVEFFKDLDREALNTERFLEKYSKPLGIAFGVLILGVLGFFGYKQFVVAPKNTEAVKSFLAAQKNLAEGKDKEALGGKSAANPGFVGTYNDYSGTSVGQLSAYNAGLLKFKEGKFQEAYDLLDKFSSDNKTLVAMKYGAMADAKSGLNKNDEALALLDKAANASDDPYTKYFFTRKAGIVALGLKKNAEAKKYFSAIDEKYQDYDNGMSDSYIEMTKYY, from the coding sequence ATGGCAAAATTGGGAAAGAACGCTCAAAACGAGCAAGAAGGTAAAGAAACGGTTGAGTTTTTTAAAGACCTTGACAGAGAGGCTTTAAACACTGAGAGATTTCTTGAAAAATATTCAAAGCCTTTAGGTATTGCATTTGGAGTTTTAATCTTAGGAGTTTTAGGATTCTTTGGATATAAGCAATTTGTAGTGGCTCCTAAAAATACTGAAGCTGTAAAAAGTTTCCTTGCTGCTCAGAAAAACCTTGCAGAAGGTAAAGATAAAGAAGCTTTAGGAGGAAAGTCAGCTGCAAATCCTGGTTTTGTTGGCACATATAACGATTATTCAGGAACAAGTGTTGGGCAGCTTTCAGCTTACAATGCAGGTTTATTGAAGTTTAAAGAAGGAAAATTTCAGGAAGCTTATGATCTTCTTGATAAATTCTCTTCCGACAACAAAACGTTGGTAGCAATGAAATACGGAGCTATGGCAGATGCTAAATCAGGTCTTAATAAAAATGATGAAGCTTTAGCATTATTGGATAAAGCAGCCAATGCTTCTGATGATCCTTACACAAAATACTTCTTTACCAGAAAAGCAGGTATTGTTGCTTTAGGATTAAAAAAGAATGCGGAAGCTAAAAAATACTTCTCGGCCATTGACGAGAAATATCAGGACTACGACAACGGAATGTCTGATTCTTATATTGAAATGACTAAATATTATTAA
- a CDS encoding adenine phosphoribosyltransferase, whose translation MASAELIKKLEETIENIPDFPIPGIQFKDISPIFLDPKLYEDVIADLAAFSKGKIDAVCGIESRGYLFGIAIAVALEVPFILIRKAGKLPPPIISESYDLEYGSAIIETREGQIKKGQRILIHDDLLATGGTTEAAAKLVEKQGATVSQFSFLIGLKGLKGDEKLKKFGAEVYHVLEY comes from the coding sequence ATGGCTTCAGCAGAACTGATCAAAAAACTGGAAGAAACAATTGAAAATATCCCTGATTTTCCGATTCCCGGAATACAGTTTAAGGATATTTCACCTATTTTTTTAGACCCGAAACTTTATGAAGATGTAATAGCAGATCTTGCAGCTTTCAGCAAAGGTAAAATAGATGCCGTCTGCGGAATAGAAAGTCGCGGATATCTGTTTGGAATCGCTATTGCTGTAGCATTAGAAGTTCCTTTCATCCTGATCAGAAAAGCAGGAAAACTTCCTCCCCCAATCATTTCGGAAAGCTATGATCTGGAATACGGAAGCGCCATCATTGAAACCCGCGAAGGCCAGATTAAAAAAGGACAAAGAATCCTCATCCATGATGATCTTCTTGCCACCGGCGGAACAACAGAAGCTGCGGCAAAATTAGTAGAAAAACAAGGAGCAACAGTATCTCAATTCAGTTTCCTGATTGGATTAAAAGGACTGAAAGGAGATGAAAAACTGAAAAAATTCGGTGCTGAAGTCTACCACGTTTTAGAATATTAG
- a CDS encoding quinol:cytochrome C oxidoreductase yields MYSFSPKLKSTSIILLVVGLVLFGIGFFMNKGLSTEKIEQMMEAVHASGHNAPTHSSEMVGPQDHAAHLEHAELQVHNQPLASLHFVAVFFFGVSCAVLFFYCIQHAAHAGWPIIITRVMEAIASYIPYGGAILVIMMILNITHNGHLFHWMDPELTDPNSAHFDVILFEKKRFLNIPFYAIRTIIYVVGASFFAWKLKAQSKKVDETKSKVEYQMLYRWAVGYIAFFGFASAAWAWDWLMSIDPHWYSTMYIWYSMVSCLSSGIAVIILLSVYLKKNGFLPQFNDNHLHDLGVFLFATSMLWTYTWFAQFMLYWYANVPEEVNYFFGRFQHYSPTFLPMLIINFLLPLLVLVSSSIKRNYKVVTTMAVVVILGHILDYFNMVMPGTVGPYWNTPEVFLLILGAILFVGGLFMFTVLSALSKLKLIPTGNPYLHESEIYEYPF; encoded by the coding sequence ATGTATAGTTTTTCACCAAAATTAAAATCAACTTCTATAATACTTCTTGTTGTAGGTTTAGTTCTGTTCGGTATTGGTTTCTTTATGAATAAAGGACTTTCTACTGAGAAAATAGAACAAATGATGGAAGCTGTTCATGCTTCAGGTCATAATGCTCCTACACACTCAAGTGAAATGGTTGGGCCTCAAGACCACGCAGCTCACTTAGAGCATGCTGAGCTTCAGGTTCACAATCAGCCTTTAGCTTCATTACACTTTGTAGCTGTCTTTTTCTTTGGAGTAAGTTGTGCTGTATTGTTTTTTTACTGTATTCAGCACGCTGCCCACGCTGGTTGGCCAATTATTATTACAAGAGTAATGGAGGCTATTGCTTCTTATATTCCTTACGGAGGGGCTATCCTGGTTATCATGATGATTTTAAACATCACTCACAATGGCCATTTGTTCCACTGGATGGATCCGGAATTAACAGACCCTAACTCTGCTCATTTCGACGTAATTTTATTCGAAAAGAAAAGATTCTTAAATATCCCTTTTTATGCAATCAGAACGATCATTTATGTAGTAGGTGCTTCTTTCTTCGCATGGAAATTAAAGGCTCAGTCTAAAAAAGTAGACGAAACCAAGTCTAAAGTAGAGTATCAAATGCTTTACAGATGGGCTGTAGGATATATTGCATTCTTCGGATTTGCATCTGCTGCATGGGCTTGGGACTGGTTGATGTCTATTGACCCTCACTGGTATTCTACAATGTATATCTGGTATTCAATGGTTAGCTGCCTTTCAAGTGGTATTGCTGTTATCATTTTATTAAGTGTTTATCTTAAGAAAAATGGTTTCTTACCACAGTTTAATGACAACCACTTACACGATTTAGGAGTTTTCCTTTTCGCTACAAGTATGCTTTGGACATATACATGGTTCGCTCAGTTCATGCTATATTGGTATGCTAACGTACCGGAAGAAGTTAATTACTTCTTCGGAAGATTCCAGCACTACTCTCCTACTTTCTTACCAATGTTGATCATCAACTTCTTGTTACCATTATTGGTATTAGTAAGTAGCAGCATTAAGAGAAACTACAAAGTAGTAACTACAATGGCAGTTGTTGTGATCCTGGGACACATCCTGGATTACTTCAACATGGTAATGCCGGGAACGGTAGGACCATACTGGAACACTCCTGAAGTATTCTTGTTAATCTTAGGAGCTATCCTGTTCGTTGGTGGATTATTTATGTTTACTGTACTTTCAGCTCTATCTAAACTGAAGTTGATTCCTACAGGAAACCCTTACCTACACGAATCTGAAATTTATGAGTATCCTTTCTAA
- a CDS encoding c-type cytochrome gives MKNSVLRITAVLGLTTVLLNSCGPKENTPLVYFPDMYFPVAYDPLMKAQDAYSDHENEIPAFVKNNGATGLSPVEGSVAQNKDGVFEESLLPKNVDEYNAGYDASKKLTTSPLNPANAAKDLERGKVLFDHTCAACHGTGGDGQGPIVQTGAFSGVPNYADREITVGSVHYVLTNGRNAMGSYAGQLNAGDRWRVAMYVMSAFKKGAAAPAAATAAPATETTTETKK, from the coding sequence ATGAAAAATAGTGTATTAAGAATTACAGCAGTTTTAGGTTTAACAACAGTTTTACTTAACTCTTGCGGGCCAAAGGAGAATACTCCGCTGGTATATTTCCCGGACATGTATTTTCCGGTAGCTTATGATCCATTGATGAAAGCTCAGGACGCGTATTCAGATCATGAAAATGAAATTCCTGCTTTCGTAAAAAATAATGGGGCTACAGGTCTTTCTCCGGTAGAAGGATCAGTAGCTCAGAATAAAGATGGTGTTTTTGAAGAAAGCTTATTACCTAAAAACGTTGACGAGTACAATGCAGGGTATGATGCTTCTAAAAAACTTACGACTTCTCCTCTGAACCCGGCTAATGCTGCCAAGGATCTTGAAAGAGGAAAAGTATTGTTTGATCACACTTGTGCTGCATGTCACGGAACAGGAGGAGATGGACAAGGACCTATTGTACAAACCGGAGCATTCTCAGGAGTACCTAATTATGCTGACAGAGAAATTACTGTAGGATCTGTTCATTATGTATTAACAAACGGTAGAAATGCAATGGGATCTTATGCGGGACAACTGAACGCAGGAGACAGATGGAGAGTGGCTATGTATGTGATGAGTGCTTTCAAAAAAGGAGCAGCAGCACCGGCAGCAGCTACAGCGGCACCAGCAACTGAAACGACTACCGAAACTAAAAAATAA
- a CDS encoding DUF3341 domain-containing protein, which produces MSTTKIVYGLYADDDDLMNGVKAFNDKGIAINEVYTPFPVHGLDKALGLKKTRISDAAFIYACYGVTIGATLTWYVMNHDWPQNIGGKPAFDWGHNMPAFVVPMFELMVFCAAHMMSLTFLVRNKMYPGAPAQNPDPRTTDDKFMMEFVTEDVESVKQLLIETGVEEITVKDA; this is translated from the coding sequence ATGAGCACCACTAAAATTGTATACGGACTTTATGCTGACGACGACGATTTAATGAACGGCGTTAAAGCATTCAACGATAAAGGAATCGCGATAAACGAAGTCTATACTCCGTTTCCGGTTCACGGACTAGATAAAGCTTTAGGTTTAAAGAAAACAAGAATTTCTGATGCTGCTTTCATCTATGCTTGTTATGGTGTTACTATCGGTGCTACGTTAACCTGGTATGTAATGAACCACGACTGGCCTCAGAATATTGGTGGTAAACCAGCTTTTGACTGGGGACACAATATGCCGGCATTCGTAGTTCCAATGTTTGAATTAATGGTATTCTGTGCAGCTCACATGATGTCTCTTACTTTCTTAGTTAGAAACAAGATGTATCCGGGAGCACCGGCTCAGAATCCTGACCCAAGAACTACGGATGATAAATTCATGATGGAATTTGTAACTGAAGATGTAGAATCTGTAAAACAGTTGCTTATTGAAACTGGAGTTGAAGAAATAACTGTTAAAGACGCTTAA